Genomic segment of Bacteroidota bacterium:
AAAAGATTCTTGCGCAGAATGGTATTTTCTAAAACATTCATTTCTTGTATCATCATCCTGGATAAAAGTAGGCCCATTCCACCCTTTATGGCATTTTATGCCGAAATGATTGTTTGCATACCGGGCAAGAGGACTGTTTCCATCACCCGATTCAAGAATTCCCTGGGCAAGAGTAATGCTTGCAGGTATTCCGCTGGCATGCATTTCTTTGATGGCTTCCTCACTGTACCTTTCGATATATTCCTTCCTGGTCATTTTTGATTCCGAAGGTTGAGCTTCGGAATTGATTGCTAAAAATACAATCAAGGCTGTAAGAATTGGTGCAGAAATTCTAATTATCATTCGGTTTTATAGATTCTTAAGCATAAAATGTTAATGCTTAAATTGTTGCCTAATTTGCAAATATAAAAATGTTTTCCTCTTCCTGTTTTTATTATTTGCCAAGTTGTTGACACCTGATTGTTTATTTTGAATCTGAACTTTAAGCATACTACGCATTGTATGGCTTTTTTGTTCTGGAAATTTTGCCAACAAATTCAGGGTGGTTGTTATCTTCTTTCCAGGGAATACGGGTTTATGCAATTAAACAAAGTCAGGTTCTCTGAATGTGGCCTTATTGGTATTGTTGCTTACAAAAACATGAAACGGTACTGTTTTGTTTTTCAAATAAAACCGTTTAATATCCTAGGAATTATGTAATTTTTTTAAACTATTTTGTAACAAATTTCTTTTAAAAACAGCCCACCTTTGTTTTATAATTTAATTGTTACTCATTAAAATTAAAGAAAATGAAAAATCCACTTTTATTTGCATCGGCCCTGGCATTAGTAGTTACTTCAATGGTATCTTGTAAAAAAGAATACACTTGTGAATGTTCAAAAACATACACCAGTGGCTCTGGTACAACTACAAAAGATTATTCTGTTTATACATATAAAGAGAACAGGGTAAGGGCTGAGGAAAGATGTAATGCAAATTCTGCTACAGGTTCCGATATTTGGGGTGATTATAGCATTAATTGCCAGATTAGATAATATTTCAATTTTAATAATACCTGTTATTATTTTACCTCATTCATTTGGTGAAATAATAACAGGTATTAAACTTTTCTAAATTGATTTTATTCGCTAGGTATCCGTGTTTAACCCAAAGCTAGAATAGGCGTTTAGTCAAATAATCTGTAAACTAATTTGGAATAGATTTAGATTTTTAAATGCCCAAACCTGGCTAAGAGATTATTCTAATCCTTAATTCACAGGGAGGTATTAATGTTTATTTTTTTTATACTAATGCTTCCGCCTGAATTTAAGGTGAGAAAATAAATGCCACTTGCGGGATTAACAAGCTTTATATGTTTTTCCCTTGTGCCTGGTTTTAAAATAGCGGAGTATATTACCTTTCCTCCCAAATCACTTAGGTAAATTTCAGAGCCGGGATTATCTTCAGGTATTTTAACAGTAAAATTTCCATTGTTTGGATTTGGATACAGCTTCATTTCTGTTGCCACTGCTTTTACAATTCCTGTTGTTGTCATGTTGTAATTGTCTGATAATTCTGAAAAACAAGTATTGTTTGATTGAACCCTTACAGTGTAAATTCCTGCATCATTTACGGTTATTTCCTGAGAATTGTTGGGGAGAACAACACCATTAAAACTCCATTCATAGACAATGCCGGGTTCAGAACAATGCAGGGTGTTTCCATTTATTAGAATGATTTCAGGCTTAGCAGGAATTTCCAAAATACGTGCCAGGGCAGGAGATCTTAAACTATAACATTTGCCATTGAAATCAGAAACGTAATAAGTTGTACTTGAATTTAGCACAGGAGTTGTAAAAACAGGGCCGGAATTAATAGAATTAGTTGTTGTGTTGTTTTCGTACCAATTTGGATTGCTTGCACCTAAAGAAGAAAGTGTTAAACTTCCCGGACCACAGCATTCTGCTCCGAAAGACTGAGGAGCGCTTGGAATTGGGTTTATAATTGCTTTTACTTTTGTTCGAATGCTTTCATTTGCTCCGTCAAAATTTGCAACATAAAAGGAATCCGTCTGGTTTATTATGGGGGTGGTATAGTTTGCTCCGGTAAAAAGAAGATTTCCTCCGGTGAAATTTTTATACCAACGGTAATTTATTCCTCCTGTTGCTGTCAATAACAGAGTGCCGCTTCCACAACGTTCCTTGTTAACTGCTATGGGAGGAGCAAGGGTGGTAGTGGAGGGGGAAGATAGTTCTAATACGGTAACAGACAAGGCTGGAAGAGACAAAGTAGCACTAGTGCCGTTTAAGGTTACAGTTCCATTTTGTGTAAAGGAAGGCGAAACATCCGAATCCGCTGTTCCTTTCATTTCCCATCTCTTTCCGCTTGCATTTGAAATAAAACCTGAAATGGATAAATTCACTGTTTGTGCGCTTCTTTCTTTATTGATGATAAAAACATTTAGTTTGTTGTTAGCCTGGTGGTGGCTTGCAAAACTTCTTGTTTGGGTTGTCCCACTAGATTGTACCATGCTTTGCAGCAGAAATTTACCCCATAAAGACATGGCTATTCCATTTGCATTAAATCCTCCATTTTTATTCAAAGCATCATAAATATGGTAGGGCTGAGTGCTATTGTTTATCCAGCGGGTATTCCAGAAAAATGAACCTTCAACTTTTGGATGCTTTAGTTGCTCACCCAATATTTCAAAAGCCACTAAAGCATGACCAAGATCGTTGTTGTTTGGCCATTGTCCAGACCAATCCATTGAATTGAACTCAGTAACAAGAACTTTAATCCGGTTTCTTTCCGAAACAGGTGCGTACTGGTTTATGGAATTGGCCGCAGTATTAACAGCCCCTGTAAGAGAAGGAGTACGGGTACGATAGTAATCATAGCCACCTGTATATTGATAAGCAGGGTAACTGCTTACGCCTAAATAATCAATATGGGCAGCAGCCAAAGGTAGCACAGTTTGCCACCAGGTGGACTTTTCGCCATTTGCTATTATTTTTATACTTGGGTCTATTGCTTTTAAGGCTTGTGAAAATTCAATTACATCAGTACCGTATTGGCTTGCAGTAACGCATCCGTTGTATGCACAGTTGTAACTTTCATTGCCAATCATCCAGTATTTTATTTTGTGGCCTTTTATGATATTAGCATACTTCACCCATTCCTGGGCATTTTTTATTAATTGTGCTTTCGTTGGAATTGTTCCGCAACTCGCTGCCTTATACATGCAATCATAAGGAACAACAATAAGCGGTTGAGCTCCTACAGCATTACACATAATCATGAATTCATCAAAATCAAGTGTAAGAGCTTTGTAGGTTTTCCAATCTGTATTCATCCAACGTGATTCTCCTGAGGGCCATTCACAACTTCCGGGTCGAGTAGCAGTTGGACGGGGCTTGTCCCAGGGTGAAACCGACCAAAAATAGCTATCTGCTTTTTCACCCCCTGGATACCTTAAGAATTTCACGCCCATGTCCTGTAATGCCTGAGTAGTGCTTTTTGCTGGTGTGGGCGATAAAAAAGAATCATCCATCAAATGGTTCATGTTTATGCCAACAGGGTGATTGGAAACATTATTTAAAACAGTTCCAACATTTACAGAAATAGTATGCTGTGCATAAACGCCAGATGCAAAAAGAAAAATAAGCGAAAAAATACAGTTGCATTTCATTTTGTAAGGAATTAATGAAAGCCTGTTTCTTTGTAAAACAGCCTAGGTAAAGGGTTTGTATGAGTTTTTACTTTAACTTTTCATTGGATTAGTTATTGCAGGAAAAATGAAATTAAGCAGAATTGAGAAAAAAAAGAGGCCTTTCAGATTTTTCTGAAAGGCCTCTTTTAGGGTTTGCTTATTAGGCAATAAAAAGCTTAACGAATGATAAAAAGAAAAATTAAATTACAATGGATTTATCCTTTTAAGTAGAATTTATTTAAGTATATATCTTGCAGAAATACTTCCATCAATGAAACCTCTACCCCAATAATTGAAATAAAAATAAGGCATTAAATCTAAACTTACAGTAAAAGGAACTTCATTGAATTTATACTCTAAACCACCAATGCCCACTATACCTATAGCAGTAAAAACAGTATTAGGATAATAATAATTATTGCATTTTGGATTATTTGGATCATTGCAATTACCATAATTGTTATATAAGTATCTATGCCTGTAAAAGCCAACTCTGGCCCCTCCACCATAAACCCATGTAAGTTCGCTTACATCAAATGCATTGCCTTTATGCAATTCATACATACCGGTTATGGAAATGCCACGCCATTGAGTCCCTATCACACCTTCCAGGGCCGCATTGCTGCTGATGAAATGTTTAATGGAAAATCCGGATGTTAAACCACCCCTTAATCCTATAGCGGTAGTATAGCCAAAATCACCGGAGGGAGTTAAACTATTTGAAGCATTTAAAATTGATCTTTTCCGGGTATCCATTGAAAAAGCTTTTGTTTGTTTCTTTTCAGTAGAAAAATAGTTTGCATCTGCATCGGTTTTTCTACCTGGTATTTCATTTGTCAGTTCTCCTTGATTTTTGATTGTTTCAGTTTCGGAATGAATTGGATTGGAAGTTATCTCATTATGAATTGATCCAGATCCACTCCTTAATTGCATTTCATTTTCCGAATAAATAAAATTTGTATGAGCATTTCCTGAACTACCTATTAAAAGTAAAGAAAATGTTATCAGGGTTATTATGTACGTTTTCATGGTCTTATGTTTTTAGTTAGTAGCTTTCATTAATTAGGATACTATTACAAAGAAAATAAAATTTTTGAAAATTAACGGTTAAAATAATAGTTTTTTATTCAAGAGCTATTCTTTGTTTTGCGTATACTCAT
This window contains:
- a CDS encoding T9SS type A sorting domain-containing protein gives rise to the protein MKCNCIFSLIFLFASGVYAQHTISVNVGTVLNNVSNHPVGINMNHLMDDSFLSPTPAKSTTQALQDMGVKFLRYPGGEKADSYFWSVSPWDKPRPTATRPGSCEWPSGESRWMNTDWKTYKALTLDFDEFMIMCNAVGAQPLIVVPYDCMYKAASCGTIPTKAQLIKNAQEWVKYANIIKGHKIKYWMIGNESYNCAYNGCVTASQYGTDVIEFSQALKAIDPSIKIIANGEKSTWWQTVLPLAAAHIDYLGVSSYPAYQYTGGYDYYRTRTPSLTGAVNTAANSINQYAPVSERNRIKVLVTEFNSMDWSGQWPNNNDLGHALVAFEILGEQLKHPKVEGSFFWNTRWINNSTQPYHIYDALNKNGGFNANGIAMSLWGKFLLQSMVQSSGTTQTRSFASHHQANNKLNVFIINKERSAQTVNLSISGFISNASGKRWEMKGTADSDVSPSFTQNGTVTLNGTSATLSLPALSVTVLELSSPSTTTLAPPIAVNKERCGSGTLLLTATGGINYRWYKNFTGGNLLFTGANYTTPIINQTDSFYVANFDGANESIRTKVKAIINPIPSAPQSFGAECCGPGSLTLSSLGASNPNWYENNTTTNSINSGPVFTTPVLNSSTTYYVSDFNGKCYSLRSPALARILEIPAKPEIILINGNTLHCSEPGIVYEWSFNGVVLPNNSQEITVNDAGIYTVRVQSNNTCFSELSDNYNMTTTGIVKAVATEMKLYPNPNNGNFTVKIPEDNPGSEIYLSDLGGKVIYSAILKPGTREKHIKLVNPASGIYFLTLNSGGSISIKKININTSL